One window from the genome of Neospora caninum Liverpool complete genome, chromosome VI encodes:
- a CDS encoding putative mitochondrial carrier domain-containing protein codes for MAMDEKGLSADITSTRTESVVPTGCLACGILTGAVSSSVFTPFDRALYLSVTARRPLLDRRNWSRPYQGLLNTFTSRAINTGLYYPLESIFTNVLSALYTSAGVQNDTESEQRERNDARGARQAEGSRRDANRVSGPAKADETDTGLASAPPKWIFLASGQLVGLTSAVVCHPFNMVKCASWSGHTDTSSRVFLQSVCSGGVHQLYRGLGPTILREGTFGGIFSLLRHGFCFSKTSPHPDRPSFPAASPSGATASDTPTSSPPSSPPTGSLLQVCNPFIENFIAAAVGVVLSSPFNYARNMQLSAPLSSPTPTTWSTLCDLWREAFHPQSAPNGNEQSKLRSSRGAADRRGFSQPPKSSVGVSPSPKTAADAIPHDIQQKVPRFLVCHPTVRGVVIIADRLRVGWGTVRASIGMSIGAVVYGACMNHLVPQTGQTL; via the exons ATGGCGATGGACGAAAAAGGGTTATCGGCAGATATAACAAGCACGAGGACCGAATCGGTCGTTCCTACCGGCTGCCTCGCTTGCGGGATTTTAACGGGAGCCGTCTCTTCCAGTGTCTTCACCCCGTTCGACAGAG CTTTGTATCTCTCCGTCACCGCCCGTCGACCTCTCCTCGATAGACGAAATTGGTCACGGCCGTACCAAGGTCTTTTGAACACATTCACCTCTCGGGCGATAAACACTGGGCTCTACTATCCCCTCG AAAGCATTTTCACCAACGTCCTCTCCGCCCTATACACTTCCGCCGGAGTTCAGAATGACACAGAGTCTGAGCAGCGAGAACGAAATGATGCTCGTGGAGCCCGTCAAGCGGAAGGCAGCAGACGCGATGCAAACAGAGTCTCGGGCCCTGCCAAAGCTGACGAAACAGACACGGGATTGGCTTCAGCTCCTCCCAAATGGATTTTTTTGGCATCTGGTCAGCTTGTCGGTCTCACGAGTGCAGTCGTCTGCCATCCGTTTAACATGGTAAAGTGCGCCAGTTGGAGCGGCCACACCGACACGTCTTCGCGGGTTTTCCTTCAGTCGGTCTGCAGTGGAG GCGTCCACCAACTGTACCGGGGTTTGGGACCTACGATCTTGAGGGAAGGAACTTTTGGCGGCATTTTCAGTCTTCTTCGTCACGGGTTTTGCTTCTCAAAGACTTCACCCCATCCGGACCGGCCATCATtccccgctgcgtctccaagTGGCGCTACGGCTAGTGACACACCGAcatcttctcctccctcttccccgccgACTGGGTCCCTTCTCCAAGTGTGCAATCCGTTCATCGAGAACTTTATTGCCGCCGCTGTCGGAGTCGtgctttcttccccgttcAACTACGCCCGCAATATGCAGCTGTCGGCGCCGCTAAGTTCGCCGACGCCCACCACCTGGTCCACGCTGTGCGATCTCTGGCGAGAAGCTTTTCACCCACAGAGCGCGCCAAATGGCAACGAACAGTCCAAGCTGAGAAGCAGCCGTGGAGCTGCAGACAGACGGGGGTTTTCACAGCCGCCAAAGTCGAGTGTCGGTGTTTCTCCATCGCCGAAGACAGCGGCTGATGCAATCCCTCACGACATTCAACAGAAAGTGCCGAGATTCCTCGTCTGCCATCCCACAGTTCGCGGTGTCGTCATTATCGCGGATCGACTGCGTGTCGGATGGGGAACCGTGCGGGCTTCGATAGGCATGAGTATCGGCGCAGTTGTTTACGGTGCCTGCATGAATCATCTGGTGCCGCAAACCGGCCAAACGCTGTAA
- a CDS encoding HSP90-like protein, related, translated as MSPLGVRAPKALAVAAFLGVAVACATLFSSSPASLSAPFLLETVATEADASEPLTADEAPRSLPVEESEKAAAPLTAEEQEAVQKSQESHQYQTEVSRLMDIIINSLYTQREVFLRELISNAVDALEKVRFTALSRPEVMEPKKNLDIRIEFDADAKTLSIIDTGIGMTKQDLINNLGTVAKSGTSNFLEAMAQGNDVNLIGQFGVGFYSAFLVADRVTVISKNIEDDQHIWESSADAKFHVAKDPRGNTLGRGTCVTLHLKEDATEFLNEWKLKDLTTRFSQFMSYPIYVRTSRTVTEEVPVEDEETEKTEDAKEKDDVEVTEEDKDEKKDKPKTKKVEKKKEEWEQVNTQKAIWLRPKEEIEDKEYNEFYKSVSKDWSDPLAHIHFTAEGEVEFKALLYIPKRAPSDIYSNYFDKQTSVKVYVRRVLVADQFDDLLPKYLHFIKGVVDSDDLPLNVSREQLQQHKILNVISKKLVRKTLDTMRKLSLDSLKEREEMEKALAAEEDEEKKKELERKLKEKSLYEKFYDEFSRNLKLGCYEDDTNRNKILKLLRFHTSKTGPDATVTLESYVSKLPENQPNIYYAAGESVEQLMKAPEMQIFLKKDIEVLFLLEAMDEPCIQRVMDFEGKKFVSIQKGDVQLDQTEEEKKTEKRLKKAFEPLLSWMKKLLGEKVTKVEVSKRLVDAPCAVVASEWGYSAQMEKIMKTQTFADPRHVRMMAGQKVFEINPHHRMIQYLLTQVTKDGENVSPKVTQMARLLFEVAKLASGFEVEEPKDVAASLYRAVAADLSLPTDESMVSEYELPREEEDVKVGDEEKDETKDEEKDEEKDEEGEADDVKDSEEPVDKHDEL; from the exons atgtctcctctcggcgtGCGCGCCCCGAAGGCGCTGGCCGTGGCGGCTTTCCTGGGCGTCGCGGTTGCGTGCGccactcttttctcgtcttctccggcctcGTTATCTGCCCCGTTTCTCCTGGAGACTGTGGCGACAGAGGCGGACGCATCCGAGCCTCTGACCGCGGACGAGGCCCCGCGCTCGCTGCCcgtggaagagagcgagaaggctgcCGCGCCGCTGACTGCTGAAGAGCAGGAGGCAGTCCAGAAGAGCCAAGAGAGTCACCAGTACCAGACGGAGGTGTCCAGGTTGATGGACATCATCATCAACTCGCTGTACACGCAGCGCGAAGTGTTTCTTCGCGAGTTGATCTCGAACGCCGTCGACGCGCTGGAGAAAGTCCGGTTCACGGCGCTGAGTCGCCCGGAAGTGAtggagccgaagaagaactTGGATATCCGCATCGAGTTCGACGCCGATGCCAAGACGCTGAGCATCATCGACACGGGTATCGGCATGACCAAGCAAGACTTGATCAACAACTTGGGAACGGTCGCCAAGTCCGGAACAAGCAACTTCCTCGAGGCCATGGCCCAGGGGAACGACGTGAACCTGATCGGCCAGTTTGGTGTGGGCTTCTACAGCGCGTTCCTGGTCGCCGACAGGGTTACCGTCATCTCGAAGAACATCGAGGACGACCAGCACATCTGGGAGAGCTCCGCAGACGCGAAATTCCACGTCGCCAAAGACCCTCGCGGCAACACCCTCGGGCGCGGAACCTGCGTGACATTGCATCTTAAGGAAGACGCCACGGAGTTCCTCAACGAGTGGAAGTTGAAGGATCTGACCACGCGCTTCAGCCAGTTCATGAGCTACCCAATCTACGTCCGAACCTCGCGAACCGTCACGGAAGAAGTCCCcgtcgaagacgaagagacagagaagacagaagacgcgaaagaaaaagacgacgTCGAAGTCaccgaggaagacaaagacgaaaagaaagacaag cccaagacgaagaaggtcgagaagaagaaggaggaatGGGAGCAAGTGAACACGCAGAAGGCGATTTGGTTGCGTCCGAAGGAAGAGATCGAGGACAAGGAGTACAACGAGTTCTACAAGAGCGTGAGCAAGGACTGGTCCGACCCGCTGGCGCACATCCACTTCacagcggaaggcgaggtcGAGTTCAAGGCGCTGTTGTACATTCCCAAGAGGGCGCCGTCGGACATCTACAGCAACTACTTCGACAAACAGACGTCTGTGAAGGTGTACGTGCGGCGTGTGTTGGTGGCCGACCAGTTCGACGATCTTCTCCCAAAGTATCTGCACTTCATCAAGGGTGTCGTCGACAGCGACGACTTGCCTCTGAATGTGTCGCGCGAACAGCTTCAGCAACACAAGATTCTGAATGTGATCTCGAAGAAGCTGGTGCGGAAGACTCTGGACACGATGCGCAAGTTGTCCCTCGACTCGCTGAAGGAGCGggaggagatggagaaggctctggcggcggaagaagacgaggagaagaagaaggaactggagaggaaactgaaggagaagagcTTGTACGAGAAGTTCTACGACGAGTTCTCTCGCAACCTCAAGCTCGGCTGCTACGAAGACGACACGAACCGAAACAAAATCTTGAAACTCCTGCGCTTCCACACCAGCAAAACGGGACCCGATGCAACCGTCACCCTCGAGAGCTACGTCTCCAAACTGCCCGAGAACCAACCCAACATCTACTACGCTGCAGGCGAGTCTGTCGAGCAACTGATGAAGGCGCCGGAAATGCAAATCTTCCTCAAGAAGGACATCGAagtcctcttcctcctcgaggCCATGGACGAACCCTGCATTCAGCGCGTCATGGACTTTGAAG GAAAGAAGTTTGTGTCGATTCAGAAGGGCGATGTGCAGCTGGACCAGActgaggaggagaagaagacggagaagcggtTGAAGAAGGCGTTTGAGCCTTTGTTGTCTTGGATGAAGAAGTTGCTTGGCGAGAAGGTGACCAAGGTGGAGGTGTCCAAGCGCCTCGTGGACGCGCCGTGCGCCGTGGTGGCTTCCGAGTGGGGCTACTCGGCCCAGATGGAGAAGATCATGAAGACGCAGACCTTTGCGGATCCTCGCCACGTGCGCATGATGGCGGGTCAGAAGGTGTTTGAGATCAACCCGCACCACCGCATGATTCAGTACCTTTTGACGCAAGTCACAAAGGACGGCGAGAATGTGAGCCCGAAGGTGACGCAGATGGCCCGGCTGCTCTTTGAAGTCGCGAAGCTCGCGTCAGGTTTCGAAGTCGAGGAGCCGAAGGACGTTGCAGCGAGTTTGTACAGGGCCGTCGCCGCGGACCTGAGCTTGCCCACAGACGAGTCGATGGTCTCCGAGTACGAACTGCCgcgtgaggaagaagacgtgaaggtgggcgacgaggagaaggacgagactaaggacgaggaaaaggacgaggagaaggacgaagagggcgaagctgACGACGTCAAGGACTCCGAAGAACCAGTTGACAAGCACGACGAGTTGTAA